The proteins below come from a single Trachemys scripta elegans isolate TJP31775 chromosome 16, CAS_Tse_1.0, whole genome shotgun sequence genomic window:
- the PDE1B gene encoding calcium/calmodulin-dependent 3',5'-cyclic nucleotide phosphodiesterase 1B, translating to MFRRTYTAVGPNYSTSVINCLKTLDLWCFDVFALNRVTEDHALRTIVFELLTRHNLNSRFKIPTVFLMTLLDALEAGYGKYKNPYHNQIHAADVTQTVHCFLLRTGMVHCLTEIEVLAIIFAAAIHDYEHTGTTNSFHIQTKSDCAILYNDRSVLENHHISAVFRMMQEDEMNIFVNLAKDEFGELRSLVIEMVLATDMSCHFQQVKSMKTSLQQLERIDKSKALSLLLHAADISHPTKQWSVHSRWTKALMEEFFRQGDKEAELGLPFSPLCDRKSTLVAQSQIGFIDFIVEPTFSVLTDVAEKIVLPLVEEDSKSKSSSSQQSSSQWKQPSLDEHSELGDINADITSFRSTWTKYIQENKQKWKERAASGITNQTSIDELSPCEEEPHVPENQHNQNGDVE from the exons ATGTTCCGCCGGACGTACACAGCTGTGGGGCCTAACTACTCCACCTCTGTCATCAACTGCCTGAAG ACCCTGGACCTGTGGTGCTTCGATGTGTTTGCGCTGAACAGAGTGACGGAGGACCATGCCCTGCGCACCATTGTCTTTGAGCTGCTCACCAGACACAACCTCAACAGCCGCTTCAAG ATTCCCACTGTGTTTTTAATGACCTTACTGGACGCACTGGAGGCTGGCTATGGGAAATACAAGAACCCCTACCACAATCAGATCCATGCGGCGGACGTGACCCAGACTGTGCACTGCTTCCTGCTGCGCACTGGCATGGTG CACTGTCTGACGGAGATTGAGGTCCTGGCCATCATCTTCGCAGCTGCCATCCACGACTATGAGCACACGGGCACCACTAATAGCTTCCACATTCAGACCAA GTCTGACTGTGCCATCCTGTACAACGACCGCTCGGTGCTGGAGAACCACCACATCAGCGCTGTCTTCCGCATGATGCAGGAGGATGAGATGAACATTTTCGTCAATCTGGCCAAGGATGAGTTTGG ggagctgcggtCCCTGGTGATTGAGATGGTCCTGGCCACAGACATGTCCTGTCACTTCCAGCAGGTCAAGTCCATGAaaacctccctccagcagctggagag GATCGATAAATCGAAAGCGCTGTCGCTGCTGCTGCATGCAGCCGACATCAGCCACCCCACCAAGCAATGGAGCGTCCACAGCCGCTGGACCAAGGCTCTGATGGAGGAGTTCTTCAGACAG GGGGACAAGGAGGCTGAGCTGGGCCTGCCCTTCTCTCCGCTCTGTGATCGCAAGTCCACACTGGTGGCCCAGTCCCAGATTG GTTTCATCGATTTCATCGTGGAGCCCACTTTCTCGGTGCTGACGGACGTGGCGGAGAAGATCGTCCTCCCGCTGGTGGAGGAAGACTCCAAGTCTAAGTCCTCCTCCAGCCAGCAGAGCAG TTCTCAATGGAAGCAGCCGTCCCTGGACGAgcattcagagctgggcgacATCAACGCTGACATCACCAGCTTCCGCTCCACATGGACCAAGTACATCCAGGAGAACAAGCAGAAGTGGAAGGAGCGAGCAGCCAGCG GGATCACTAACCAGACATCCATTGATGAGCTGTCACCGTGCGAGGAGGAGCCACATGTGCCCGAAAACCAGCACAATCAGAACGGTGATGTGGAATAG